The following coding sequences are from one Panicum hallii strain FIL2 chromosome 5, PHallii_v3.1, whole genome shotgun sequence window:
- the LOC112892316 gene encoding farnesyl pyrophosphate synthase-like isoform X3 has translation MATAGVADAKGTGGTDKMAALKEIYNKLKAEVLEDHAVEITNESAVQWIDRMVDYNVLGGKCNRVLFVIDSYNILKSADVLSQEEIFLACTLGWCIEWLQAYFIVLDDIMDNSQTRRGRPCWFTVPQVGLTAINDAIILRNHVPRILRHHFKGKPYYIDIIDLFNEAEFKVVSGELLDFIITHEGRKDLTRYNETIYRHIADYKCAYHSFYIPVACALLLAGENLGNFGDVKNILIEIGIYFQIQDDYLDCFGDPEFTGKIGTDIEESKCSWKIMESLIQHALQK, from the exons ATGGCGACAGCCGGGGTGGCGGATGCCAAAGGCACCGGCGGCACCGATAAGATGGCTGCGTTGAAGGAGATATACAACAAGCTCAAGGCGGAGGTGCTCGAGGACCATGCCGTCGAGATCACTAACGAGTCGGCCGTCCAGTGGATTGATCGC ATGGTGGATTACAATGTACTCGGAGGAAAGTGCAACCGCGTGCTCTTTGTAATTGATAGCTACAATATACTGAAGAGTGCTGATGTTCTAAGCCAGGAGGAGATATTTCTTGCCTGCACCCTTGGTTGGTGTATTGAGTGG CTTCAAGCTTATTTTATTGTGCTTGATGATATTATGGACAACTCTCAGACACGACGTGGCCGCCCTTGCTGGTTTACGGTGCCTCAG GTTGGCCTCACTGCTATAAACGATGCAATTATCCTTCGCAACCATGTTCCACGTATCCTTCGCCACCACTTCAAAGGGAAGCCATATTATATTGATATCATAGATTTGTTCAATGAG GCCGAGTTTAAGGTAGTTTCAGGGGAGTTGTTGGATTTTATCATTACTCATGAGGGTAGAAAGGATCTGACTAGATACAATGAGACAAT TTACCGCCATATCGCTGACTACAAGTGTGCCTACCATTCCTTTTATATTCCT GTTGCATGTGCTTTGTTGCTGGCTGGTGAGAACCTAGGTAACTTTGGTGATGTAAAGAATATTCTCATTGAAATTGGAATATATTTTCAAATCCAG GATGATTATCTAGACTGTTTTGGTGACCCTGAATTCACGGGCAAG ATTGGGACTGATATTGAAGAGTCCAAGTGTTCCTG GAAAATTATGGAAAGTCTGATCCAGCATGCGTTGCAAAAGTGA
- the LOC112894822 gene encoding AP-1 complex subunit mu-2, with protein sequence MAGAVSALFLLDIKGRVLVWRDYRGDVSALQAERFFTKLLDKEGDAEVHSPVVYDDAGVTYMFIQHNNVFILTAARQNCNAASILLFLHRVVDVFKHYFEELEEESLRDNFVVVYELLDEMMDFGYPQYTEAKILSEFIKTDAYRMEVSQRPPMAVTNAVSWRSEGIRYKKNEVFLDVVESVNILVNSNGQIVRSDVVGALKMRTYLSGMPECKLGLNDRVLLEAQGRTTKGKAIDLDDIKFHQCVRLARFENDRTISFIPPDGSFDLMTYRLSTQVKPLIWVEAQIEKHSRSRIELMVKARSQFKERSTATNVEIEVPVPSDATNPNIRTSMGSAAYAPERDAMVWKVKSFPGGKEYMCRAEFSLPSITAEEGAPEKKAPIRVKFEIPYFTVSGIQVRYLKIIEKSGYQALPWVRYITMAGEYELRLI encoded by the exons ATGGCGGGCGCGGTGTCCGCGCTCTTCCTGCTGGACATCAAGGGCCGCGTCCTCGTCTGGCGCGACTACCGCGGAGACGTCTCCGCGCTCCAGGCCGAGCGCTTCTTCACCAAGCTCCTCGACAAGGAG GGCGACGCGGAAGTGCACTCGCCGGTGGTCTACGACGACGCCGGCGTCACGTACATGTTCATCCAGCACAACAATGTCTTCATCCTCACCGCAGCCCGCCAGAATTGCAACGCGGCTAGCATCCTCCTCTTCCTTCACCGCGTCGTAGAT GTGTTCAAGCACTACTTCGAGGAGTTGGAGGAGGAATCGCTCAGAGATAACTTTGTCGTCGTG TATGAGTTGCTTGATGAGATGATGGATTTTGGGTACCCACAATACACGGAGGCGAAGATCTTGAGCGAGTTCATCAAGACAGACGCGTACAGGATGGAGGTCTCGCAGAGGCCACCCATGGCTGTGACAAATGCTGTGTCATGGAGAAGTGAGGGGATCCGGTACAAGAAGAACGAA GTCTTCTTGGATGTAGTGGAGAGTGTTAACATTCTAGTTAACAGCAATGGACAGATTGTGAGATCAGATGTCGTTGGGGCACTGAAGATGAGAACATATTTGAG TGGAATGCCGGAGTGCAAACTCGGCTTGAATGATAGGGTTCTTTTGGAGGCTCAAGGCCGAACAACTAAAGGAAAAGCTATAGACCTTGATGATATCAAATTTCATCA GTGTGTACGTTTGGCTAGATTTGAGAATGACAGAACAATATCTTTCATACCACCTGATGGATCTTTTGATCTAATGACGTACAGGCTTAGCACTCAG GTGAAACCACTTATCTGGGTGGAAGCACAAATTGAGAAGCATTCTAGAAGCCGTATAGAGCTCATGGTGAAGGCAAGGAGTCAGTTCAAGGAAAGGAG CACGGCAACAAATGTTGAAATTGAAGTGCCTGTTCCTTCAGATGCCACAAACCCAAATATAAGAACTTCAATGGGTTCTGCTGCATATGCCCCTGAGAGAGATGCAATGGTCTGGAAAGTAAAATCATTTCCTGGTGGCAAG GAATACATGTGCAGAGCGGAATTTAGTCTTCCTAGCATAACAGCGGAAGAAGGGGCCCCAGAAAAGAAAGCGCCGATACGAGTGAAATTTGAGATACCATATTTCACTGTATCAGGCATTCAG GTTCGGTATCTGAAGATAATTGAAAAGAGTGGTTACCAGGCACTTCCCTGGGTTAGATACATCACAATGGCTGGTGAATATGAGCTGAGACTTATATGA
- the LOC112892316 gene encoding farnesyl pyrophosphate synthase-like isoform X2 yields MATAGVADAKGTGGTDKMAALKEIYNKLKAEVLEDHAVEITNESAVQWIDRMVDYNVLGGKCNRVLFVIDSYNILKSADVLSQEEIFLACTLGWCIEWLQAYFIVLDDIMDNSQTRRGRPCWFTVPQVGLTAINDAIILRNHVPRILRHHFKGKPYYIDIIDLFNEAEFKVVSGELLDFIITHEGRKDLTRYNETIYRHIADYKCAYHSFYIPVACALLLAGENLGNFGDVKNILIEIGIYFQIQDDYLDCFGDPEFTGKIGTDIEESKCSWLVVQALEHSDENQKSILFENYGKSDPACVAKVKDLYKELNLE; encoded by the exons ATGGCGACAGCCGGGGTGGCGGATGCCAAAGGCACCGGCGGCACCGATAAGATGGCTGCGTTGAAGGAGATATACAACAAGCTCAAGGCGGAGGTGCTCGAGGACCATGCCGTCGAGATCACTAACGAGTCGGCCGTCCAGTGGATTGATCGC ATGGTGGATTACAATGTACTCGGAGGAAAGTGCAACCGCGTGCTCTTTGTAATTGATAGCTACAATATACTGAAGAGTGCTGATGTTCTAAGCCAGGAGGAGATATTTCTTGCCTGCACCCTTGGTTGGTGTATTGAGTGG CTTCAAGCTTATTTTATTGTGCTTGATGATATTATGGACAACTCTCAGACACGACGTGGCCGCCCTTGCTGGTTTACGGTGCCTCAG GTTGGCCTCACTGCTATAAACGATGCAATTATCCTTCGCAACCATGTTCCACGTATCCTTCGCCACCACTTCAAAGGGAAGCCATATTATATTGATATCATAGATTTGTTCAATGAG GCCGAGTTTAAGGTAGTTTCAGGGGAGTTGTTGGATTTTATCATTACTCATGAGGGTAGAAAGGATCTGACTAGATACAATGAGACAAT TTACCGCCATATCGCTGACTACAAGTGTGCCTACCATTCCTTTTATATTCCT GTTGCATGTGCTTTGTTGCTGGCTGGTGAGAACCTAGGTAACTTTGGTGATGTAAAGAATATTCTCATTGAAATTGGAATATATTTTCAAATCCAG GATGATTATCTAGACTGTTTTGGTGACCCTGAATTCACGGGCAAG ATTGGGACTGATATTGAAGAGTCCAAGTGTTCCTGGTTAGTTGTGCAAGCTCTTGAACATTCTGATGAGAACCAAAAGAGCATTCTTTTT GAAAATTATGGAAAGTCTGATCCAGCATGCGTTGCAAAAGTGAAGGACTTGTACAAAGAGCTTAACCTGGAG TGA
- the LOC112892315 gene encoding farnesyl pyrophosphate synthase-like: protein MATAGVAVTNGSGGADTTAAFKEIYSKLKVEMLEDPAFEFTDESLQWIDRMVDYNVLGGKCNRGISVIDSYKILKGADVLSKEETFLACTLGWCIEWLQAYFLVLDDIMDNSQTRRGQPCWFRVPQVGLIAVNDGIILRNHISRILQRHFKGKPYYVDLIDLFNEVEFKTASGQLLDLITTHEGEKDLSKYNLTIHRRIVQYKTAYYSFYLPVACALLLAGENLDNFGDVKTILVEMGTYFQVQDDYLDCYGDPEFIGKIGTDIEDYKCSWLVVQALDRADEDQKRILFENYGKSDPACVAKVKDLYKELNLEEVFHEYERESYTKLIADIEAQPNKAVQTVLKSFLHKIYKRDK from the exons ATGGCGACCGCGGGGGTGGCGGTGACCAACGGCTCCGGCGGCGCCGACACGACGGCCGCGTTCAAGGAGATATACAGCAAGCTCAAGGTGGAGATGCTCGAGGACCCTGCCTTCGAGTTCACCGACGAGTCGCTCCAGTGGATCGACCGC ATGGTGGATTACAATGTGCTCGGAGGAAAGTGTAACCGCGGGATCTCAGTCATTGATAGCTACAAGATATTGAAGGGTGCTGATGTTCTGAGCAAGGAGGAGACATTTCTTGCATGCACCCTTGGTTGGTGTATTGAATGG CTTCAAGCTTATTTTCTGGTGCTTGATGATATCATGGACAACTCCCAGACACGACGTGGGCAGCCTTGCTGGTTTAGGGTGCCTCAG GTTGGCCTCATTGCTGTAAATGATGGGATTATCCTTCGCAATCATATTTCACGGATCCTTCAACGCCACTTCAAAGGAAAGCCATATTATGTTGATCTCATTGATTTGTTCAATGAG GTTGAGTTCAAGACTGCTTCAGGGCAGTTGTTGGATCTTATCACTACTCATGAGGGTGAAAAGGATCTAAGTAAATATAACTTGACGAT TCACCGACGCATCGTTCAATACAAGACAGCCTACTATTCATTTTATCTCCCT GTTGCATGTGCACTTCTGCTAGCTGGTGAGAACTTGGATAACTTTGGTGATGTAAAGACCATTCTTGTTGAAATGGGAACATATTTTCAAGTCCAG GATGATTATCTAGATTGTTATGGTGATCCTGAATTCATTGGCAAG ATCGGAACTGATATTGAAGACTACAAGTgttcttggttagttgtgcaaGCTCTTGACCGTGCTGATGAGGACCAAAAGAGAATCCTATTT GAAAATTATGGGAAGTCTGATCCAGCATGTGTTGCAAAGGTGAAAGACTTGTACAAAGAGCTTAATCTGGAG GAGGTTTTCCATGAATACGAGAGGGAGAGCTACACCAAGCTGATCGCCGACATCGAGGCCCAGCCGAACAAGGCGGTTCAGACGGTGCTGAAGTCCTTCCTGCACAAGATCTACAAGAGGGACAAGTAG
- the LOC112891996 gene encoding uncharacterized protein LOC112891996: MFRFRHIIAALILVAASAASLNSAGARVVHPIVFNPTAAAPASDGRRLFATAGHDELMALCQQMHYKTLCTTMATLPGVATPEQLLDTSLRITAVKAAMAAMKLDAAIRSGGDKGDGMASSLQSCRESYASLVDSLNSTRDTLKSGGSSADLMTELSAAGTFSTDCEDIFDERPELQSPIPGAQRHISRLVSNCLDLAAIIKEQQP; the protein is encoded by the exons ATGTTCCGATTCCGACACATTATCGCCGCTCTGATTCTAGTCGCCGCCTCGGCGGCGTCTTTGAATTCCGCCGGTGCCCGCGTGGTCCACCCCATCGTCTTCAACCCCAccgcggccgcccccgcctccgACGGCCGTCGCCTGTTCGCCACCGCCGGCCACGATGAGCTCATGGCGCTATGCCAACAG ATGCACTACAAGACGCTGTGCACGACGATGGCGACGCTGCCCGGGGTGGCGACGCCGGAGCAGCTGCTGGACACGTCGCTGCGGATCACGGCGGTgaaggcggcgatggcggcgatgAAGCTGGACGCGGCGATCCGGTCGGGCGGCGACAAGGGCGACGGGATGGCGTCGTCGCTGCAGTCGTGCAGGGAGAGCTACGCGTCGCTGGTGGACTCGCTGAACAGCACGCGGGACACGCTCAagagcggcggcagcagcgcggACCTCATGACGGAGCTGTCGGCGGCGGGCACCTTCTCCACCGACTGCGAGGACATCTTCGACGAGCGGCCGGAGCTGCAGTCGCCCATACCCGGGGCGCAGCGCCACATCAGCCGCCTCGTCAGCAACTGCCTCGACCTGGCAGCCATCATCAAGGAGCAGCAGCCATAG
- the LOC112892316 gene encoding farnesyl pyrophosphate synthase-like isoform X1 — MATAGVADAKGTGGTDKMAALKEIYNKLKAEVLEDHAVEITNESAVQWIDRMVDYNVLGGKCNRVLFVIDSYNILKSADVLSQEEIFLACTLGWCIEWLQAYFIVLDDIMDNSQTRRGRPCWFTVPQVGLTAINDAIILRNHVPRILRHHFKGKPYYIDIIDLFNEAEFKVVSGELLDFIITHEGRKDLTRYNETIYRHIADYKCAYHSFYIPVACALLLAGENLGNFGDVKNILIEIGIYFQIQDDYLDCFGDPEFTGKIGTDIEESKCSWLVVQALEHSDENQKSILFENYGKSDPACVAKVKDLYKELNLELVYREYEREIYIKLIADIEAQPNKAVQTILKSFLHKIYKRQK; from the exons ATGGCGACAGCCGGGGTGGCGGATGCCAAAGGCACCGGCGGCACCGATAAGATGGCTGCGTTGAAGGAGATATACAACAAGCTCAAGGCGGAGGTGCTCGAGGACCATGCCGTCGAGATCACTAACGAGTCGGCCGTCCAGTGGATTGATCGC ATGGTGGATTACAATGTACTCGGAGGAAAGTGCAACCGCGTGCTCTTTGTAATTGATAGCTACAATATACTGAAGAGTGCTGATGTTCTAAGCCAGGAGGAGATATTTCTTGCCTGCACCCTTGGTTGGTGTATTGAGTGG CTTCAAGCTTATTTTATTGTGCTTGATGATATTATGGACAACTCTCAGACACGACGTGGCCGCCCTTGCTGGTTTACGGTGCCTCAG GTTGGCCTCACTGCTATAAACGATGCAATTATCCTTCGCAACCATGTTCCACGTATCCTTCGCCACCACTTCAAAGGGAAGCCATATTATATTGATATCATAGATTTGTTCAATGAG GCCGAGTTTAAGGTAGTTTCAGGGGAGTTGTTGGATTTTATCATTACTCATGAGGGTAGAAAGGATCTGACTAGATACAATGAGACAAT TTACCGCCATATCGCTGACTACAAGTGTGCCTACCATTCCTTTTATATTCCT GTTGCATGTGCTTTGTTGCTGGCTGGTGAGAACCTAGGTAACTTTGGTGATGTAAAGAATATTCTCATTGAAATTGGAATATATTTTCAAATCCAG GATGATTATCTAGACTGTTTTGGTGACCCTGAATTCACGGGCAAG ATTGGGACTGATATTGAAGAGTCCAAGTGTTCCTGGTTAGTTGTGCAAGCTCTTGAACATTCTGATGAGAACCAAAAGAGCATTCTTTTT GAAAATTATGGAAAGTCTGATCCAGCATGCGTTGCAAAAGTGAAGGACTTGTACAAAGAGCTTAACCTGGAG TTGGTGTATCGTGAGTACGAGAGGGAGATCTACATCAAGCTCATCGCTGACATCGAGGCCCAGCCGAACAAGGCTGTTCAGACTATTTTGAAGTCCTTCCTGCACAAGATCTACAAGAGACAGAAGTAG